In one window of Streptomyces sp. FXJ1.172 DNA:
- the hpnH gene encoding adenosyl-hopene transferase HpnH, with product MSLPLHLSLKLGAHLIKQKIRRVEKFPLLVEVETLFACNLACAGCGKIQHPHDVLKQRMPVQQAVGAVEECGAPMVALSGGEPLMHPQIHEIVRQLVKRRKFVVLCTNALLLPRHIDKFRPDKNFAWMVHIDGMREQHDAAVSKEGVFDKAVEAIRLAKSKGFQVYTNSTFFNTDSPQTVIDVLTFLNDEVGVDRMEISPGYAYEKAPDQDRFLGVEQTRELFRKAFADGRRKKWRFNHSTLFLDFLEGKVEFECTPWGIPSYSLKGWQLPCYLMADGHVATYRELLQNTQWEKYGRGKDPRCDNCMAHCGYEPSAVLATMGSLRESLRAITVK from the coding sequence ATGAGCCTGCCGCTGCACCTGTCGTTAAAGCTCGGCGCCCATCTGATCAAGCAGAAGATCCGGCGGGTGGAGAAGTTCCCGCTGCTGGTGGAGGTGGAGACCCTCTTCGCCTGCAACCTCGCCTGCGCCGGCTGCGGGAAGATCCAGCATCCGCACGACGTGCTCAAGCAGCGGATGCCCGTGCAGCAGGCGGTCGGAGCCGTCGAGGAGTGCGGTGCGCCGATGGTGGCGTTGTCCGGTGGCGAGCCGCTGATGCACCCTCAGATCCACGAGATCGTCAGGCAGTTGGTCAAGCGCAGGAAATTCGTGGTGCTGTGCACCAACGCGCTGCTGCTGCCCAGGCACATCGACAAGTTCAGGCCGGACAAGAACTTCGCCTGGATGGTGCACATCGACGGGATGCGGGAGCAGCACGACGCGGCCGTCAGCAAGGAGGGTGTGTTCGACAAGGCCGTCGAGGCCATCAGACTCGCCAAGTCCAAGGGCTTCCAGGTGTATACGAACAGCACGTTCTTCAACACCGATTCGCCCCAGACGGTGATCGACGTCCTCACGTTCCTCAACGACGAGGTCGGCGTCGACCGCATGGAGATCTCCCCGGGATACGCCTATGAGAAGGCTCCCGACCAGGACCGCTTCCTGGGGGTGGAGCAGACCCGCGAGTTGTTCCGCAAGGCGTTCGCCGACGGCCGCCGCAAGAAGTGGCGCTTCAACCACTCCACGTTGTTCCTCGATTTCCTCGAGGGCAAGGTGGAGTTCGAGTGCACGCCGTGGGGCATCCCGTCGTATTCCCTCAAGGGCTGGCAGCTGCCCTGCTATCTGATGGCCGACGGCCATGTCGCCACCTACCGTGAACTGCTGCAGAACACGCAGTGGGAGAAGTACGGCCGCGGCAAGGACCCGCGGTGCGACAACTGCATGGCGCACTGCGGCTACGAGCCCAGCGCGGTGCTCGCGACCATGGGCTCGCTGCGCGAGAGCCTGCGCGCGATCACGGTGAAGTAG
- the gcl gene encoding glyoxylate carboligase has protein sequence MARMTAARAAVEILKREGVTDAFGVPGAAINPFYKALKEGGGINHTLARHVEGASHMAEGYTRTKPGNIGVCIGTSGPAGTDMITGLYSAIGDSVPILCITGQAPTHVIHKEDFQAVDIASIAKPVTKMAVTVLEAAQVPGVFQQAFHLMRSGRPGPVLIDLPIDVQLTEIEFDPETYEPLPVYKPAATRAQIEKAISFLLDSERPVIVAGGGIIGADAAGLLVEFAELTQTPVIPTLMGWGALPDDHELNAGMVGVQTSHRYGNANFLESDFVLGIGNRWANRHTGYKLDVYRGERKFVHVDIEPTQIGKIFPPDYGVVSDAKAALELFIEVAKELKAAGKLPDRAGWVASTQERKATLLRRTHFDNVPMKPQRVYEEMNKAFGPDTRYVTTIGLSQIAGAQMLHVYKPRHWINCGQAGPLGWTIPAAIGVAKADPDAPVVALSGDYDFQFLIEELAVAAQHRIPYVHVLVNNAYLGLIRQAQIGLDINFQVNLEFENINTPEIGVYGVDHVKVAEGLGCKAIRVTEPEQLGAAFEQAKKLAAEHRVPVVVEAILERITNISMSRTMDISDISEFEDLATEPGHAPTSVKPLKV, from the coding sequence ATGGCTCGTATGACCGCTGCCCGCGCGGCAGTTGAGATCCTCAAGCGCGAGGGCGTCACCGACGCCTTCGGTGTGCCGGGCGCGGCGATCAACCCCTTCTACAAGGCGCTCAAGGAGGGTGGCGGCATCAACCACACCCTCGCCCGCCATGTCGAGGGCGCCTCCCACATGGCCGAGGGCTACACCCGTACCAAGCCGGGCAACATCGGCGTCTGCATCGGCACCTCCGGCCCGGCGGGCACCGACATGATCACCGGCCTGTACTCGGCCATCGGCGACTCCGTCCCGATCCTGTGCATCACGGGCCAGGCGCCCACCCACGTGATCCACAAGGAGGACTTCCAGGCCGTCGACATCGCCTCGATCGCGAAGCCGGTCACGAAGATGGCGGTCACCGTCCTGGAGGCCGCGCAGGTCCCCGGCGTCTTCCAGCAGGCCTTCCACCTGATGCGCTCCGGCCGTCCCGGCCCGGTCCTGATCGACCTGCCCATCGACGTCCAGCTGACCGAGATCGAGTTCGACCCGGAGACGTACGAGCCGCTGCCGGTCTACAAGCCGGCCGCCACCCGCGCCCAGATCGAGAAGGCGATCTCCTTCCTGCTCGACTCCGAGCGCCCGGTCATCGTCGCCGGCGGCGGCATCATCGGCGCCGACGCCGCCGGCCTGCTGGTGGAGTTCGCCGAGCTGACGCAGACCCCGGTCATCCCGACCCTGATGGGCTGGGGCGCCCTGCCCGACGACCACGAGCTGAACGCCGGCATGGTCGGCGTCCAGACCTCGCACCGCTACGGCAACGCGAACTTCCTGGAGTCGGACTTCGTCCTCGGCATCGGCAACCGCTGGGCCAACCGCCACACCGGCTACAAGCTCGACGTCTACCGCGGCGAGCGCAAGTTCGTCCACGTCGACATCGAGCCCACCCAGATCGGCAAGATCTTCCCGCCGGACTACGGTGTCGTCTCCGACGCCAAGGCCGCCCTCGAGCTGTTCATCGAGGTGGCGAAGGAGCTGAAGGCCGCGGGCAAGCTGCCCGACCGCGCCGGCTGGGTCGCCTCGACGCAGGAGCGGAAGGCGACCCTTCTGCGCCGTACGCACTTCGACAACGTGCCGATGAAGCCGCAGCGCGTGTACGAGGAGATGAACAAGGCCTTCGGCCCGGACACCCGGTACGTCACCACGATCGGCCTCTCCCAGATCGCCGGCGCGCAGATGCTGCACGTCTACAAGCCCCGCCACTGGATCAACTGCGGCCAGGCCGGCCCGCTCGGCTGGACCATCCCGGCCGCGATCGGCGTCGCCAAGGCGGACCCGGACGCCCCGGTCGTCGCGCTGTCCGGCGACTACGACTTCCAGTTCCTGATCGAGGAGCTGGCGGTCGCCGCCCAGCACCGGATCCCCTACGTCCACGTGCTGGTGAACAACGCCTACCTGGGCCTGATCCGCCAGGCGCAGATCGGCCTGGACATCAACTTCCAGGTCAACCTGGAGTTCGAGAACATCAACACTCCGGAGATCGGCGTCTACGGCGTGGACCACGTCAAGGTCGCCGAGGGCCTGGGCTGCAAGGCGATCCGGGTCACCGAGCCGGAGCAGCTGGGCGCGGCCTTCGAGCAGGCGAAGAAACTGGCCGCGGAGCACCGGGTGCCGGTCGTCGTCGAGGCGATCCTGGAGCGGATCACCAACATCTCGATGAGCCGCACCATGGACATCAGCGACATCTCCGAGTTCGAGGACCTGGCCACCGAGCCGGGCCACGCGCCGACGTCGGTCAAGCCGCTGAAGGTCTGA
- a CDS encoding AMP-binding protein: MSAPLSYTHGTSPTVLLGDTIGASLDRAVAAWPDREALVDVPSGRRWTYAEFGAAVEELAQALAAAGVAKGDRVGIWAVNCPEWVLVQYATARIGAIMVNINPAYRTHEAEYVLRQAGIRLLFASLSHKTSDYRAMIGQVRGRCPELREVVYVGDPSWEAFLARGTGDARYEELSCDDPINIQYTSGTTGFPKGATLSHHNILNNGYFVGELLSYTEQDRICVPVPFYHCFGMVMGNLAATSHGACLVVPAPSFDPAATLEAVQRERCTSLYGVPTMFIAELNLPDFASYDLSTLRTGIMAGSPCPVEVMKRVVAEMHMAEVSICYGMTETSPVSLQTRIDDDLEHRTATVGRVLPHLEVKVVDPATGVTRPRGTAGELCTRGYSVMLGYWNEPEKSAEAIDAGRWMHTGDLAVMREDGYVEIVGRIKDMIIRGGENIYPREIEEFLHAHPKIKDVQVVGVPHEKYGEEVLACVIPQDAADPPTLHEVRAFCEGRLAHYKIPGSVRILDAFPMTVSGKVRKIELREAYANS, from the coding sequence GTGAGCGCTCCGCTGTCGTACACGCACGGGACCAGTCCGACCGTACTGCTCGGCGACACCATCGGCGCCAGTCTGGACCGGGCCGTGGCGGCCTGGCCCGACCGCGAGGCGCTGGTCGACGTGCCGTCGGGACGGCGCTGGACGTACGCCGAGTTCGGCGCTGCCGTCGAGGAGCTGGCGCAGGCACTGGCCGCCGCCGGGGTCGCCAAGGGCGACCGGGTGGGCATCTGGGCGGTCAACTGCCCGGAGTGGGTGCTGGTGCAGTACGCCACCGCCCGCATCGGCGCGATCATGGTGAACATCAACCCGGCCTACCGCACCCACGAGGCCGAGTACGTCCTGCGCCAGGCGGGCATCCGCCTGCTGTTCGCCTCCCTCAGCCACAAGACCAGCGACTACCGGGCGATGATCGGCCAAGTGCGCGGCCGCTGCCCCGAGTTGCGCGAGGTCGTGTACGTGGGCGACCCGAGCTGGGAGGCGTTCCTCGCGCGGGGCACCGGTGACGCCCGGTACGAGGAACTGTCCTGCGACGACCCCATCAACATCCAGTACACCTCGGGCACGACCGGCTTCCCGAAGGGCGCCACCCTCTCCCACCACAACATCCTCAACAACGGCTATTTCGTAGGGGAGTTGCTCTCCTACACGGAGCAGGACCGGATCTGCGTCCCGGTGCCCTTCTACCACTGCTTCGGCATGGTGATGGGCAACCTCGCGGCCACCTCGCACGGCGCCTGCCTGGTCGTCCCGGCGCCTTCCTTCGACCCGGCGGCCACCCTGGAGGCGGTGCAGCGGGAGCGCTGCACGTCCCTGTACGGCGTGCCGACGATGTTCATCGCGGAGCTGAACCTCCCCGACTTCGCGTCGTACGACCTCTCCACCCTGCGCACCGGCATCATGGCGGGCTCGCCCTGCCCGGTGGAGGTGATGAAGCGGGTCGTCGCCGAGATGCACATGGCGGAGGTCTCCATCTGCTACGGCATGACCGAGACCTCCCCCGTCTCGCTGCAGACCCGCATCGACGACGACCTGGAACACCGCACCGCCACCGTCGGCCGGGTCCTGCCCCACCTCGAGGTCAAGGTCGTCGATCCGGCCACGGGCGTCACCCGGCCCCGGGGCACGGCAGGCGAGCTGTGCACCCGCGGCTACAGCGTGATGCTCGGCTACTGGAACGAGCCGGAGAAGAGCGCCGAGGCTATCGACGCGGGCCGCTGGATGCACACCGGGGACCTGGCGGTGATGCGCGAGGACGGATACGTCGAGATCGTCGGCCGCATCAAGGACATGATCATCCGGGGCGGCGAGAACATCTACCCGCGCGAGATCGAGGAGTTCCTCCACGCCCACCCGAAGATCAAGGACGTCCAGGTCGTCGGGGTGCCGCACGAGAAGTACGGCGAGGAGGTCCTGGCCTGCGTGATCCCGCAGGACGCGGCCGACCCGCCCACTCTGCACGAGGTGCGCGCCTTCTGCGAGGGCCGGCTCGCGCACTACAAGATCCCGGGCAGTGTGCGGATTCTGGATGCCTTTCCGATGACGGTGAGCGGAAAGGTGCGCAAGATCGAACTGAGGGAGGCGTACGCCAATTCGTGA
- a CDS encoding cytochrome P450, protein MTTETTRTELDLPSFPFPHDDMLQPPCPYAQLRRADPVTQVRLPSGDLAWLITRYDHARTAFADKRFIRIGEDAARLTEDGGFDDTMNARPAQLSDHERWRKIVSKAFTPRYVETLRPRMQEIVDGLLDAMEEQGPPADLVDAYHFPLPMEVICELLGVPNTDQDRFRKWARDSVALTGRSSEDIAQLNADMEGFFKELVERKRHEDGDDLLTQLVHLHDSDAGRLTEAELLVTAHGLFIAGYETTGNALGKGMFALFRNPGQLAALRADRSLLHSAVEEMLRYAPLDSGYGIPRQTLEDVPLGGTVIPKGATVIVPHFAANRDPEQFGDPDEFRIDRRPNAHLTLGHGRYFCIGAPLARVEMQIAVGSLLDRFPRLRLAVPPQEIRAHQNLITEGPVALPVEW, encoded by the coding sequence ATGACGACGGAAACGACCCGGACTGAATTGGACCTCCCTTCGTTCCCCTTCCCGCACGACGACATGCTGCAGCCGCCCTGCCCGTACGCGCAGTTACGGCGTGCGGATCCCGTCACCCAGGTCCGGCTGCCGAGCGGTGACCTCGCCTGGCTGATCACGCGCTACGACCACGCCCGCACGGCCTTCGCGGACAAACGTTTCATCCGGATCGGCGAGGACGCGGCGCGGCTCACCGAGGACGGCGGCTTCGACGACACCATGAACGCCCGCCCCGCCCAGCTCTCGGACCACGAGCGCTGGCGGAAGATCGTCAGCAAGGCGTTCACCCCGCGCTACGTCGAGACGCTGCGCCCCCGGATGCAGGAGATCGTCGACGGACTCCTCGACGCCATGGAGGAGCAGGGACCGCCCGCCGACCTGGTGGACGCGTACCACTTCCCGCTGCCCATGGAGGTCATCTGCGAGCTGCTCGGGGTGCCCAACACCGACCAGGACCGCTTTCGCAAGTGGGCCCGCGACTCCGTGGCGCTGACCGGCCGCTCCTCCGAGGACATCGCGCAGCTCAACGCCGACATGGAGGGCTTCTTCAAGGAGCTGGTCGAGCGCAAGCGCCACGAGGACGGCGACGACCTGCTCACCCAGCTCGTCCATCTGCACGACTCCGACGCCGGACGGCTCACCGAGGCGGAACTGCTGGTGACGGCGCACGGGCTGTTCATCGCCGGTTACGAGACCACCGGCAACGCCCTCGGCAAGGGCATGTTCGCCCTGTTCCGCAATCCCGGGCAGCTGGCGGCGCTGCGGGCGGACCGCTCGCTGCTGCACAGCGCGGTCGAGGAGATGCTGCGCTACGCCCCGCTGGACTCCGGGTACGGCATCCCGCGCCAGACCCTGGAGGACGTGCCCCTCGGCGGCACCGTGATCCCCAAGGGCGCGACCGTGATCGTGCCGCACTTCGCGGCGAACCGGGATCCGGAGCAGTTCGGCGATCCCGACGAGTTCCGCATCGACCGCCGGCCCAATGCGCACCTCACGCTGGGACACGGGCGCTATTTCTGCATCGGCGCTCCACTGGCGCGCGTGGAGATGCAGATCGCCGTCGGATCGCTCCTCGACCGTTTCCCGAGGCTGCGGCTCGCGGTCCCGCCGCAGGAGATACGGGCCCACCAGAACCTCATCACGGAAGGTCCGGTCGCGCTCCCCGTGGAGTGGTGA